A single region of the Pseudomonadota bacterium genome encodes:
- a CDS encoding adenylate/guanylate cyclase domain-containing protein produces the protein MSDAPTDATPVTAGNGSRVFGIRVKLFLAFFALAGLTVIACAVAWYAFVTIDRSVTRVTNDSVPGMVAALALAKSASEIASAAPSILAAENHDELAAQETAVEQNLDRFVHQSTLLDEHVADAEQRLQFDTMTADLVVSLATLRQAVDQRLDLERRLETTNAAMLATHDEFLQTLEPLVDDAVYALVVSGEAVMAENSSAITGLVDDGVSRIDRLLTINATANLAAGLMAEAINVDNPVLLQPLEERFVSAVLTIERNLDGLRDDAANSQLRLAVSALLEPGLGGDNIFMAANTYALSSAGLQRSHDELLLILTPMIDDAAFDLVLSAEAVTAGSQRSITGLIEGGVNTLTVLLTLRAEGNLAASLLSEAAAAPSASLLRPLDERFTAAQASVTDLVEAVPDDIAADDLRDVTQRLLGFGTGQSSMFALRRDELARIDAGFEALDTSRTLSLALGDQIAVLVAAAQAESDEAALSSGQAIDRSQLAMLVIIIVSVAGAALVMYRYVNPRVIRPVEDITSAMTDLAGGDTSVDIPGRERDDELGRMAQALGVFRDTAIAVQRANLREIETARRRLADAIESISEGFTLYDDNDCLVVSNQQYQQLLYPGMTERFEPGMSFEAILRRAISQGFVRDAEGREEAWIVERLARHKNPGPPHVQQRHDGRYIMVSERRTEEGGTVAVYSDITELKERETQLAQKSSELEQLAGQLAKYLSPQVYESIFTGRQEVKVASQRKKLTVFFSDIADFTETTEKLESEDLTLLLNEYLTEMSRIALHHGATIDKYVGDAIVIFFGDPETRGVQEDALACVEMAIEMRQRMTELQAHWRSSGVEKPLACRFGINTGYCTVGNFGSEARMDYTIIGAGVNLASRLESAAAPGEIVVSYETHAWIKDRIHCEAREPIRVKGISGPVATYRVVDMIDRLEEVGGVVREEQPNLRLDMNVTAMSEAERTAAEDALRQALARLDGGDDRRGDG, from the coding sequence ATGAGTGACGCCCCAACCGACGCGACACCTGTCACCGCGGGGAACGGCTCGCGGGTCTTCGGCATTCGCGTCAAACTGTTTCTGGCGTTCTTCGCGCTCGCCGGCCTGACGGTCATCGCCTGCGCGGTAGCCTGGTACGCCTTTGTCACCATCGACCGGTCGGTCACCCGGGTCACCAATGACAGCGTGCCCGGCATGGTCGCGGCCCTTGCGCTCGCCAAGTCGGCCAGCGAGATTGCCTCGGCGGCGCCTTCGATCCTGGCGGCGGAGAATCACGACGAACTGGCCGCCCAGGAAACCGCCGTCGAACAGAACCTCGACCGCTTTGTTCACCAATCGACCTTGCTCGACGAACACGTCGCCGATGCCGAGCAACGGCTCCAGTTCGACACCATGACAGCCGATCTCGTGGTCTCGTTGGCGACGCTGCGTCAGGCCGTCGATCAGCGGCTGGACCTGGAACGCCGGCTCGAAACGACCAACGCCGCCATGCTCGCCACTCACGACGAGTTTCTCCAGACCCTGGAACCGCTCGTCGACGATGCCGTTTATGCGCTTGTCGTCTCGGGTGAAGCGGTAATGGCCGAGAACTCGTCAGCTATCACAGGTCTGGTCGACGACGGCGTCAGCCGCATCGACCGGCTGTTGACCATCAACGCGACCGCCAACCTCGCCGCCGGTCTGATGGCCGAGGCGATCAATGTCGACAATCCGGTGCTGCTGCAGCCGCTGGAAGAACGGTTCGTCTCGGCGGTGCTCACAATCGAGCGCAATCTCGACGGACTGCGCGATGACGCAGCGAACAGCCAACTGCGACTGGCGGTGTCGGCGCTGCTTGAGCCTGGCCTCGGCGGCGACAACATCTTCATGGCCGCCAACACCTACGCCCTTTCCAGCGCCGGCCTGCAACGCAGCCACGACGAACTGCTGCTGATCCTGACGCCGATGATCGACGACGCGGCCTTCGATCTCGTGTTGAGCGCCGAAGCGGTGACGGCGGGAAGCCAGCGCTCGATCACCGGCCTGATCGAAGGCGGCGTCAACACGCTGACCGTGCTTCTGACCCTGCGCGCGGAAGGCAACCTGGCGGCGAGCCTGTTGAGCGAAGCCGCGGCCGCGCCGTCCGCCAGTCTGCTGCGCCCTCTCGACGAGCGTTTCACCGCTGCTCAGGCCAGTGTGACCGATCTCGTCGAGGCGGTACCCGATGACATCGCGGCGGACGATCTGCGTGACGTCACGCAGCGGCTCCTCGGCTTCGGCACCGGTCAGAGCTCGATGTTCGCGCTGCGCCGTGACGAGCTGGCGCGCATCGATGCCGGGTTCGAAGCGCTCGATACCAGCCGGACACTGTCGCTTGCCCTGGGCGATCAAATCGCTGTGCTGGTCGCGGCAGCGCAAGCCGAGAGCGACGAGGCTGCGCTCTCATCCGGCCAGGCGATCGACAGAAGCCAGCTCGCCATGCTGGTCATAATCATTGTCAGCGTTGCGGGCGCCGCGCTCGTCATGTACCGCTACGTCAACCCGCGCGTCATTCGGCCGGTGGAGGACATTACCTCGGCCATGACGGATCTCGCCGGTGGCGACACCAGCGTCGACATTCCCGGGCGCGAACGCGACGACGAACTCGGCCGCATGGCCCAGGCGCTCGGCGTTTTCCGCGATACCGCCATCGCCGTCCAAAGGGCCAACCTGCGCGAGATCGAGACGGCGCGCCGGCGCCTCGCCGATGCCATCGAGAGCATCTCCGAAGGCTTTACCCTTTATGACGACAACGACTGCCTGGTCGTCTCCAACCAACAGTACCAGCAGCTCCTCTATCCCGGCATGACCGAGCGGTTCGAACCCGGCATGTCGTTCGAGGCGATCCTGCGCCGCGCCATCAGCCAAGGTTTTGTCAGGGATGCGGAGGGGCGCGAGGAAGCGTGGATCGTTGAACGCCTGGCCCGCCACAAGAACCCCGGCCCGCCCCACGTGCAGCAGCGCCACGACGGCCGCTACATCATGGTAAGCGAACGCCGCACGGAAGAAGGCGGGACCGTTGCCGTCTATTCCGACATCACCGAGCTTAAGGAACGAGAAACCCAGCTTGCCCAGAAGTCCAGCGAGCTGGAGCAGCTCGCCGGTCAACTCGCCAAGTACCTGTCGCCCCAGGTCTACGAGTCCATCTTCACCGGGCGCCAGGAGGTCAAGGTCGCGAGCCAGCGCAAGAAGCTTACCGTCTTCTTCTCCGATATCGCCGACTTCACCGAGACGACCGAAAAGCTTGAGTCCGAAGACCTGACTTTGCTGCTGAACGAGTACCTGACGGAGATGTCGCGCATCGCGCTTCACCACGGCGCGACCATCGATAAGTATGTCGGCGATGCCATCGTCATCTTCTTCGGCGATCCCGAAACGCGCGGTGTCCAAGAAGACGCGCTCGCCTGCGTCGAGATGGCGATAGAGATGCGCCAGCGCATGACCGAACTGCAGGCGCACTGGCGCTCATCCGGTGTCGAGAAGCCGCTGGCATGCCGCTTCGGCATCAACACCGGCTACTGCACGGTCGGCAACTTCGGCAGCGAGGCGCGAATGGACTACACCATCATCGGTGCCGGCGTGAACCTCGCATCGCGGCTGGAGTCCGCCGCCGCCCCTGGCGAGATCGTCGTCTCCTATGAGACCCATGCCTGGATCAAGGACCGCATTCACTGCGAGGCGCGCGAACCGATAAGGGTCAAAGGCATCAGCGGCCCGGTCGCGACCTACCGTGTGGTCGACATGATTGATCGTTTAGAGGAGGTCGGTGGCGTGGTGCGCGAAGAACAACCCAACCTGCGCCTCGACATGAACGTCACCGCGATGTCAGAGGCCGAACGCACCGCCGCCGAAGACGCCCTGCGCCAGGCGCTGGCGCGCCTTGATGGCGGTGATGACAGACGCGGCGATGGCTGA
- a CDS encoding ABC transporter substrate-binding protein has protein sequence MPIGRFLVAFVLALVVVPAGLRAESGVDDERILFGQSAALEGPAAALGRGMQTGILAAFNQVNLHGGVYGRRLELVTYDDGYEPEQAIINVNRLIDQDDVFALIGEVGTPTSSAVQPIATQRGVPFLAPFTGAAFLRDSALDNVVNVRASYDQEAEAWVTYLTEDLGLTRIAILYQDDSFGRAGLDGVRQALAARDMTLVAEGTYMRNTTAVKRALLAIRKETPEAIVIVGAYEPAAAFITLAREIGLDPVFVAISFVGSKALAEALGDDGAGVIVTQVVPLPDDIAIPLVADYNAALAALDPQLEPGFVSLEGYIAGRLVIAALEAAGPDVTRQDLLTAIRDLGTFELGGLAMEFGPGDNQGMDTVFFTVLDDNGTFNAVADTDE, from the coding sequence ATGCCGATCGGCCGTTTCCTCGTCGCGTTTGTCCTGGCTCTTGTCGTCGTACCAGCGGGACTGCGCGCTGAAAGCGGTGTCGACGACGAACGCATCCTGTTCGGCCAGTCGGCCGCGCTCGAGGGACCGGCGGCCGCGCTTGGCCGGGGTATGCAGACCGGCATTCTGGCCGCCTTCAACCAGGTCAATCTGCACGGTGGCGTCTACGGCCGACGTCTGGAACTCGTCACCTATGACGACGGTTACGAGCCCGAACAGGCGATCATCAACGTCAATCGGCTGATCGATCAGGACGATGTGTTCGCCCTGATCGGCGAGGTCGGCACCCCAACCTCAAGCGCCGTCCAGCCGATCGCGACCCAGCGCGGCGTGCCGTTTCTGGCACCCTTCACCGGTGCTGCCTTCCTGCGCGACTCCGCCCTCGACAATGTCGTCAATGTCCGCGCCTCCTATGACCAGGAGGCCGAGGCCTGGGTCACCTATCTGACCGAAGACCTGGGCCTGACGCGCATCGCGATCCTTTACCAGGACGACTCCTTCGGCCGCGCCGGCCTCGATGGCGTGCGCCAGGCGCTCGCCGCGCGCGACATGACGCTGGTCGCCGAAGGCACCTATATGCGCAACACGACGGCGGTCAAACGCGCCCTGCTCGCGATCCGCAAGGAAACGCCGGAAGCCATCGTCATCGTCGGCGCCTATGAGCCGGCCGCCGCCTTCATCACCCTGGCGCGAGAGATCGGCCTGGATCCCGTCTTCGTCGCGATCTCCTTCGTCGGCAGCAAGGCGCTTGCCGAAGCGCTCGGCGACGACGGCGCGGGCGTCATCGTCACCCAGGTCGTGCCGCTCCCCGACGACATCGCGATCCCGCTGGTCGCCGATTACAACGCCGCGCTCGCCGCGCTCGACCCACAGCTTGAGCCGGGCTTTGTCTCGCTGGAAGGTTACATCGCCGGGCGCCTGGTGATTGCCGCCCTGGAAGCGGCCGGCCCCGACGTCACCCGCCAAGACCTTTTGACGGCAATCCGCGACCTCGGGACCTTCGAACTCGGCGGTCTGGCCATGGAGTTCGGACCGGGCGACAACCAGGGCATGGACACCGTGTTCTTCACGGTGCTTGACGACAACGGCACGTTCAATGCCGTCGCCGATACCGATGAGTGA